DNA from Armatimonadia bacterium:
CCGCTCACAGATCGGCCTGGTCAAGAAACTGCGCAGCGAGATGGGTGACCTGGAGCGCTTCGCCGACCAGTTTCCCTATATCGACCCGGTGAGTTTTTCGGGGCACATCTCGCCGCGGCCGCTACTGATGCTCAATGGTCGGACCGACAAGATCATCCCCAGTGTATGCAGTGAGGCGCTGTTTGCGGCAGCACGTGACCCAAAGACCATTGTGTGGTATGATGGAGGTAGTGGCGAGGGGCACATACCGCCGCTGAAGGTGTTCTATGAGCAGTTACGCGCCTTCCTCGAGGCTCAGGGTCTCGCAGGGAGCTGACAATCTAGAAGCGGCGGGTCCTTGGCCTTGCCCATGCGCACCGTCCGACTGGAGGCCCTGACGTGGGCACACATGTCTTTACCGTCCCTGAGATGATCTTCGGCATCATCTCCCTGATCAGTGGCATCGCACTGGTCCTTTCGGTCATGTTCCAGACCACCAAGGCGGAGGGCTTCTCCGCTGCCATGGGCAGCGGCTCTGAGACGCGCTTCAAGCCGGGCAGCCGCGAGGAATGGCTCTACAAGATCACCCGTGTGAGCGCCGTGATCTGGATCCTCTCCCTCGCCATCATGACCGCCATGTACTACCGCATTCAGGGCTAGGGTCTGGCAGCGATCTACTCAGTCTTCCCGTAGTCACCTCAGGGAGCGCCTACCATCGGCGCTCCCTACTTCGTGCCGGCTGTCTGTTGGTCCTCTTCAGCCTGTCAACGTCTCTTCTCCAGCAGGCGCACATACTCATCC
Protein-coding regions in this window:
- the secG gene encoding preprotein translocase subunit SecG; this translates as MGTHVFTVPEMIFGIISLISGIALVLSVMFQTTKAEGFSAAMGSGSETRFKPGSREEWLYKITRVSAVIWILSLAIMTAMYYRIQG